tgtttttacgatGGTCGATAAAGCTGATTAGGTTCGACTTTTGCTGGTGGACTTATATGATATGATAAAATATATTCTGTCTTTAACGCCACCTCCCTACATGAAAGTGCcgttttgttaatgtttcaataataaaaattataaaaaggaaaaacagataCACTGAGCAGAAGTTTGTCGTGGCCTACTAGATGCAAAACATCTCGCGACGTACGgttcgaaaacaaaatgaaactaatttcCAATACAAACATTCATATTTTCCTGATAAacacgagaaagaaaaaaaaacccctcgatGAAGCCATTCCGTTTCGGTAatggaccggtttttttttaaattgcacaATCAGGAGCAGTACGagcagggagagagagagttcaTTAAGGAAGCAAAACAGAGATGGTAGCCGTTGGTGGTGTTTCGTACAATTTAACTTCCACCCTTAACCGCATCCTTGGCTTCTGGATGTTTGGAAGgtgcacgaaacgaaaccaacagcaacggcACCAAGACTATCCCAAAGCAAAGAAGGCACACAGTCGTAAAAGTGCCGCATTGCCACAGACCCAACGCGGGAGCCAGTGACACAAAGTCAACAAGAACCGAGAGCGAGACCTCGGCGATAATGCACCATTTACGTTATGACCCCGTAGCATTTTCGGTGTGTATCGATATACTTTTCGCGACAGTTTGCACGTACGGATGTACCAGgagggagtgtttttttttgttcctccgcCGGCACGCACCCGGAACGAATCTCGAACATCCTTCCTTATCCTGCCCGGTTTACCTTTACCAGGCGGTggatgaaaagaaacgaaccCTCACTGCCGTCCGAAACCCAACTACCCCAGCGCCCTTCGGCCGTACCTGTTTGATATTATTGCTCACTCACCGAGCTGCTGGCCATCCAGTTGCGCCGGTGGCATTATTTGTTCGGTGTGCGTACGACTTCCCCGTGTCGGCTTCCGGGGAGTAATCTCACCAGAAGCTGCGGTACAGCTTGTAGCGAAAGCACATAATCGAAAGTGATGCCACTGCCCCATCGGCAGCCGGCAGCATGCGCGGTATGAAAGCCGAGGCACGATTAAGAACGTCGTGAGTTACGAGCTGCTATTAGTGAGATATGCTTTGATGTGATGCCGACCAAATATGTGGcagtttggttgttttttttctctctcgcggAGAGTTAgcaaactgttgcaaaaataaatggcCACAAGTGGAGTGAACAATTTTGGAGCACCTTTTAGACCCTTGGTTTCGGGATTGAGGATTCCAGAAGCTCCGGAGCTacatggtaaaataagtctagtaagccagaaatggcaggcatgacctggTAGGTCGTTACGTCCAGAGAGAGAACTCTCTCTCCGGACTCCGGAGAGCTCATGCAATTCTCTTCAGGATTTTCTTTATGGTTGGTGACTTAGCTTTAGATGTGATGTTTGAGTTTTTTAAGGTGCGTTTGAGGCTGTTCAAGGCTAAACAAACTGGACTCCATACAGATCTTGAAGCCATTCCGCTTGATACCTCCAAGGTATTCCAAGGTGCCATATGATCTGCTACTGTTTTAGGATTCATTCATCTTTTGAGAGTCAATTCCTGGTTTGAATAACTCCTCGCCAAAGGTTCATATGAAAGACTCAAacgattcattaagcacaacaatACACTAAAACTACAAAGTTTATTAAACGCTGATCACAGGTGTTTAGGTACCTTGGCAGCTTTTTAAGGGTATCACTGCTGTTTAAAAGCTGAATAGCAGCTGCCGTTCAATAATTAGCGATTATCTCTTATTTTCCATGTATTAAAAATCTGTTTTGAGTCAAAATTCGTACAACAAGCCAATAACGTGGATGTTTCACCTTTTTATAGTTGCTCTTGCCATTAACATCGgctgtaaaaaataaaagcgctGTATAGAAGTTGTTCTCAAGAACCAGTTGAAACAACATATCACCGCATTCGTACAGCTGATGTTAATGCACTTAAGCAGGATTATCGGATCGTTTCCCgacaaaaaacagcaacatttgTTAGACGCAAGAAAGCACCCCTTCTCAACCCTTctcacaaacactcacacacacacataaaaaaatacatccgtTCCCGACCGGTCGACAGGTTGATTGCCGGTAATcataaaccaataaaaactgaaacaatCCTTCCATAATCAAACCGGGCAGATCCCATGGCACGGAATGCATTTGAATCGGGCCGAAAAGGACATAACAAAAATCGAGCTGGGAAGATTTTTATCCGAAATTCCTGTCCAGACAACAACACCTgccgtaaaataaaaatgctcgCACTGCATCCGTTTCGGGACGGtcgtttctttcctttctacGATACCGAATGCAACAAAGCGAAAACCTTTTTAAGAATCGATTTTTATCACTTTGCTTTACGGTACTGTTTAAATAGGAGCGATTTCAGTGCACCCCGGAAGGGAAACTACAACAATCTCCCCTAGATGAAGCAGTTGATTCTAATGGCCCTTGTGTTCTTCCTATCTTTACCTTCACCACCACAGGATAAACCGCACAAATGCAGCCTTTGCTCCAAATCCTTCCCGACGCCAGGCGATCTGAAATCGCACACCTACGTCCACAACGGTTCCTGGCCGTTCAAGTGTCACATCTGTTCGCGCGGTTTCTCCAAGCAGACCAATCTCAAGAATCATCTCTTCCTGCATACCGGTAAGTACAGTGAGTGTCGAAACGTATACCCAACCGGCTAGTACGGTACTACGCTACCAGCAGCAGTTCCCTTTGTCCTATCGAGCAATCGTTCCCCACGTTTCACTTTTAAACGATAAAGAAGACAGCGAATGGTTCACTCACCTGTTCGTTAgtgaaaacattaacaaaagcCTCCAGGGACCAACGGAGGAACTTGGAACTCCGTACCAACACAagagcgcgtgtgtgtgtgtgcactcttCCGTTTTCGCAGCGCTTGAAGGACATGCACATGGCGTTGGCCGATTGTTATTGTAGGGCCACATTTCGTTCCGTCCGTTGCACGTTTTGCGTGTACGGCGGAAACATTTGGCTTTCGACATGCTTGATTTAGGGTCCGGATCTTCGCAAGGAACCACCAAACGCCAATTTATTGAGGGCATTTCGGGTCCTGCTGGTCGATGCGGACCAGCCATATGCAGTCGGGTTGCTGTGGTGAGTGTggttccaaacaaaaaacaagacagAAAAAAGCCCCTCCAGGGCTGAAGGTGAAAcgttcaaaagaaaaaaggatagaactggaaggaaaatggaacacaaaaaaaaacaccagagTGCGGAAGAGTCAAGTGGTTCATTTGTTGGCGTGATCGAagatcatcaccaccaccagcaaggGTGCACGTTGCAGGTACACGCAATGggtgtatataaaaaaaaacgcggaATAAAACGTACCGGACGGACAAGGACCGTCCCAACACATGTGTGTGAACCGAGCAGAGCAGCCCGCACATCCTTGTTCGGGTTTGTCTTTAACGGCCATCCGCTTCCTGACTTCCTGACAGTGCTACAGTGCCATGCTGGTCCGTTTGCAATCGATTGTCGTTGTGAGCCCATTTCGTGACTCTACTCAAACCCCATCTTCACGcaagataatatttttataatccACGGTATAAATGCAGTGCCGGAATTCCGACGTGGGTGAAGGGTGTTGATACGGGGCCTTTCTCTgtcttgggttttttttaaatgaatccTATTTCCTCCGCTGTGAAGTTCCCACCAGTGCAGGTTAATTGAGGAAATGGGTAACGTGAGATAAAGCGAAACGTAACGAAGTGCGCTAGCCAGGATAAGCCCCCCGGGCCAAAAAGGACCCCGTACCTGTCCATCATAGTCCAATGCGAGAAACACCGCTTTCACGccattgttttgattgatggCGGCCATTTCTAGCGTGGCAGCAGGCAGGATCCCGCCGACGGTTGCTTCCCGGCCGAACAGTTTTGAAGGATTAAGATTAATTTCCAGATAGCCTTGCGGATAGCACTAGCCGTCCGATCGAGACTGGATCTTGATCGTATTCCAGCGAGAGAGCTCGCACGCTATGATAGCTCTATTAGAACGCCCGCTAGGATGGTATTAATCCGGCACGGCACGAAAGGATCACTTTTCTCACGGTCACGACTGACAGCGCGGATCACCAAGAATGACGTAGAACAATCGAATAATGCACGATAATCACCACGCAACGTGGAGAAGGTGATCTGCTACCAAACACCAGAAGTCTGATTTCAGTCTGATATACCCTGATCATGCGCTTCTTAACTACTACAACGAATTCTTAGCAAACGACACTGTACACGCGTGATGCAAAAAAGAGCTTTGAGTTCTCTAtaaatcatcatcttcattcgGCCCAAAAACAGTAGCCCAACTAGGACAGCTATGAAGAGGTTTACGAATATTTATGTTACGGTTCCGATGCTTCACGATCGGTTGGGTTGGATAATTTTCCCTCCATTAATTACCATAAGCCATAATTAATCAGCCAACGAATGGCGCGTTTCTTGGTGCGGGAGAGTTGTGTTTACCTCCAACATCCCATGGCCACGGCACGAGACGATGTGCTCTCTCCAGCTCGGGAGGGAAAGTCGAGTGTATTAGCTAACCCGTTCCCCGCGGTGGGAGATATTAATTGCCACCGTATCGTATCGTGTACCCGGTGTGGCCGATCAGATTCTAGAACGGATAAAAGACAATCCGTAAGGCAATCTTCTCGCTCGGTTGGCGCCGTACAGTGGAGTGATTAGACGAGAAGAGGTCGTGGAGTTTATCTTAGAgtgagttttatttgttttttggctCATTATTAGGCATAACATTAAGTTGCTGTTTATGCAAAGAAAGATATTTGTACAATAATGAAACGCAACAAGCAACTCAGAGTATACAACGTGATGTGAATCccaccaaacaaacgaatgaCACACCACATTctattttgattgtttttcctttttttaatggcAAATTCTGCTATCAGATATAGAAATTTTCTATAAAGCAAAGCCTCGCATGAAGAGAATGTTGTTAATCAAACTCATAATATTCCACGTGATGTTAATCCCACCAAACAATCGATTACACTGTATCACACAGTATTTGCTGATTTTTCATAAAAAgtatgttaaatattttgtacAATTGGGCGCAACAACCACTTCGAAGTCTTGGCCTGTTGCAGGAGTTCTCCAAACCAttcacggtcgagcggacgtatcaacgccatcactccatctcaaagAGGACTTttgggctgggtcgtccggtgtcattatcattacgtgaccagcccaccgaagCCTAACGAGTCTAATCCGTTGTACTGCAGTAACTTCGCCTTAGAGCTcttagagctcgtcattgtccttccacacataggAGGCCAAAAATCTTTCTTGGCATCTTCCTCTCAAAGGCGGCCAAGAGGATTTCGTTTTGGACAAAGTACATGTCTCAGAGGCATATTAAAGTACTGGAAATTTGtaagttctatatagttccagcttcgttcgtcgtcATTTCTGCGTCTTTTTACCTTCATTCACCAGTAGATGTTTAGTCAGTCAAGCGTAAGAGATAAGGCATATAATAATCATTCCAATTCACAAAAACCAGGAATTTCCATGTATCATCAACGAATTCTTACAAACCTTGCAACAAACCTAACGTTTGCAACCAAAGTTCATACCCTTCCCGTGGCATCATAACGTGGCAACCATAGTAGGCGGGATCCGTCAAAGATTCACGATctgccaccaacaccaccacggGCACGAGATTGATCGCCGGCTGGAGAACGGTGTGCGAGAATACgattaatataaattataacGAAAACACAATAATTTAATACGCGCCACCACACACGCAGCAAATGCGCGCTTCGGCAGTAAGGCAAGGTACGACGGGCCGGCAGGAACCAGTTACTGCACAGCCGACGAAGTCGTGCCCGACGGTTCTGTTGTTTTAAGTAAAGCTCTCACCGGTGATggcgtataaaaaaaaaaaccccatcggCTCGAAGGATGGTGTTGGGGCATTGGTAAGGAAGCTGACCgaggaagaaattaaaactaaattgGTTTTCTCTATACCAGCGCCATTTGCACCTCTTTGCCCTGCGATGTACGGTTCCATTTCCATAGATCAACCGTCCTGACCTCTCCACCACCTGTTTCGCCGGTGCATACACGGGTCCCATATAGGTCAATCGGTGGAGCGAACGCAGAAGGCAGAAGTCCTCTTTAGTGCCGCTGGGGTGATTCGAATGTTCGGACCGTCGTGCGTCTTCACCGTGCGCTGGATGTCGTGATTTATCTGTCTGGCCTTCCCGTTCGCCCCAACGATTGTGACGGGCAGCGCTGCCGGCGAACGCCCTACactccttcccccccccctccccttccgcGGGCGGCACCACAACCACAATTCAATCTCATTCGCGATGGTTGGTAGCAGCAATCACGCGGTAACCGATGGATCCGTACGGGCGCAAAAGAGGCACGCCGTTCGGCGGTGATGAGGATgcttgatgatgatcatgCGCTGACGATGATGCTGCCGTTTCGGGTGCCCACCCGGCGCCGCCGCCGTCTCGGCACGGGGTTTGCCGAAAACTAAATCAAACTCACGGCACGACGATCACCGCAGGGCGAGCAAGAAACTGCAGGGAGTACATCCCAAGGGGCGTTCCGTGTTTGGATCGTGGTGCAAGAAAGGTGCACGGTGGAGATCATTGAATATTGTGcggcagacaaaaaaaaaaggctgtgCCTTACTTTTTGTGCCTCCTTTTCGCACCGGTGGACACGATAGGAGGCCTTTTTAAATGGGAATAAAGTAAGCGCATGCATCGCCAAGGTGACAATCAGGCACGGTCCCATGTCCATCGTCCCAAACAGGCCCCATGAGATGATTcatggcagttttttttattcctcatTCATGCCGCAAAGATAGCTCACCGCAACATTATGCATCCGCAAAACCACAAACGTCCCCACCAACATCGAAAGAGACCCAAAACGTTCGATGACTAGCGTGAATACTTCACGTCCGTACATTGGATTCAATCTTCATGCATCTTCACCACGGCCCAACACTGCAAACCCCCGACGGATGGTGCGggaataaaaattaacttcGATCCTCCCTTTTCCATCGAGATCTGCCCCATTGCACCCTGCTCCGCTAAGTTTGGTTCGGAGCAAAGCGAAGTAGCTAAAACGATTAACGGAGAAATATTTCCACACGGGACGGCAGGATCGGCCAACAACGGGCTGCGGATTGATAAAGTTCGGTAGCAGCCTTTAGCGTTCTGTTTtcgcattcttttttttataaattagtTGATCGTTGCATCGGACGCGAAAATGGGTGTTACGGTTCTTAAATTGCCACACTTGTTGAAGAATTCGTGCTGATGTTGAGTTATATCGTACTAAAccgaatatttattttctttcaaataaaaataaatgcttaaCTGGAGTATTACTAACTTCAAACTTCCTCTCTTTCTCCGCCGCAGGTGATAAGCCACACGTTTGCGATGTGTGCAAAAAGTCCTTCGCGcttgcatgcaacttgaaAGCCCACATGAAAACCCACGAAGGTACGTTAACCTGCTTCGAAACCCAAATTCCAAACTTTACGCACAGCAACTCTAACGCTGTTTCAATACCATCTTCAATCACATCAGAAAACCCATCACCCGAATCGGAGATCGACGTGGACAGTGATCTGCGCAGCGATGGGGAGGAGATTGGGCCACTGTTTGGCTATGAAAAACCCGACGAACGGCTGCCCCGATATCACTGGAGACACTCGAAAGCGGAACCAATTACGAGGAGTCGCTAAACCTTGTCCACAGCGAACAAACGGGGTCCCCAACGCGTCCCGTTAATCAAGAATTGTAAAGGCTGTACAACATTAGCTAGGTTATGGTCTGTACCCGTAACGTTTAAAGCATTGACTGACTCGCACGAAATATGTTTTGATATTTCATTGCAAATACCCACAAACCGAAACGtcctttatttcatttcatatttAATTTCATGCGTTGCCAGCGGTAGAATGTGTGGAAGTgatgtaaataatatttatttaatagaaATAGGAaaggcttctaatataatcgtTGATGTAACACACTACACAAAACTATTGTAAAACTGCGTAACAAAAATGCAGTACGACGTTTCTATGattcgataaagaagaaaacaaaaaacaaacacaaaacaccccAGCGTGGACCACATTAATGCCAACCCACACCGGGTACGGTGTTTAGCAAGTGTGAAAATAACTTATTACAACTTGATAGTCCATTAAAGTAAGCTCCACTAATTACATAAATCAAACTGAACCGATCCGAAATGTAACAGACAAGTCCACCGGGGTCGGTGGATGGAGCAGCAGGAGGGAGACTCTGCAGTACGCgagactaaaaaaaaacctcaggTGACAAATTGGTCGATATCTATAAATCTCTCggctgtgtacgtgtgtgtgcgtcaaGTGCCCACGGGTCTTTGGTGCATGCGTGGGGATAAGTATGCATTTCAAGCGCATATTAATCCACTCGCACAGCGATCGATCGGCAGCCCTTTGCAAGCGGTTGCAGTTCCACTGTTACCCTTCTTCCATTTCTACCCGTCAAGTGCAACTGAACCggaattttcacacaaaactaTCAACCGATCAAACTTGCATCCACCGAAAGCTGTCGATCGGCCGCTCGTTTCCGTACGACATATCGATAGACAGTGTCCAGTGGGGGTTTTTGGTGGGATAATTAGAAGCAAATGTATGCACACACCAATCACGCTTATGGATGGAAACGTGCCACATAGCCGGTGCCTTTCTTACGCCGAGCACTTTCGTCTAATTCTAATGAGCTACAATCCATCGACATCTGATGTCTACGATGTGTGTTCTTTTCCGTACCGCGTACTTGAGTGTTTTGAGGCCCTGTCATTGAAGGGACCACCGTGAAGTGTACTCTCGATCCCGCTCCCGATATGGTAATTGGTATGGAAAACGCGATCGAATAAAATAACCTTTGCGGGGCTAATGAGTGAAGCAAGATAATATCACATCCAAGCGTTGTTCGATTTTtaggtttaattattttacagGACAGTACAGGATCGCTACAATTAtacgaagaaaatgttttaaaacataatcaatGGGTAAGAGCAACGTGGTCCTATCCAAGATACTAGTTCTTCTCTTTGGTCCGCTCACAGTTgagagcacgtcgtgctgataTGGTCAGATCACCGATCCGTCCGTTTCCAGGAAACACGGTCCAGGGCTGCGCCACTCCACCCTCGGTTGTATTCGAGCACAATCCTAGTAGAATATGAGTCCAGCATTCTCATCACGTGCCCAAGCCAACGAATCCCTCTGACCTTGGCTACCGTCAGAATGTCTGCTCCACACGCCATGCTCACAAATCCTGCTGGTTGTCCTGCCGCTCGAAAATACCGAGAGTGTTGGGATCCTCTGCCTGAATCGTCCATGACTTATTACGGCCATAAAGGCCTAAAGGGTGTATCAGAGTGCGATGTATGCTGCATTTAGTGTCTTGATTGAGTCCTTTGGATCGTAGGATTTTACGGAGCCTGCAGTAATCACGATTCTTCATCAAAATGGGCCACCGGATTTCATAGCTTAACTTGCTGTTCCAAGTTAAAATCGTACGAATGTAGCAGCAACTCCTCTACCACCTTGACATCGCCTTCGTCATCTAATACTATGCTCCTCAGACGGGCCTTATCACAGTAAGAGCCTCCTGGAAGTGGATACTTTGTCGTCGTCGCATTAATCATCAATCGTACCCTTAAGGCCACGAATTTCAGGTGGATGTATGCTTCGCAAATCGTGCCCCGGATATCGCCCGCGTCACATGACACCTATTCAGCTATGTTGAATACCAAACAGGAGAACCCGTCCCGACGTTACTATACACTTAGCTTATCATGATTGATTTCGTGCTGCCAAATAGTTGTGGTGCTTTGTGAACAGTTCAGCAACACGTACATCTTTCAATCCTGCCAAACAGGCGACATTATCCATTCGATCTAACGTTGAGGGATAGTGCACCTCCAGGAACAGTATATCCTTTGCTGTAGTTTCCGCAATCCGATTGAAACCTTGAAAGTCCAAACCATCGACAGCATGTGAATCGATCTGTTTTCCTTCAAACATCTCCTGTACCAGTACAATGTACGATGCATGGTAAAACTGCGGACCTTTCACGTATATCACTGCAATAAAAGGGAAATAGAAATTATTACTCATCCGAATTTTGCGCAGCAGTTCTGTAATGATGTACCGAAATCTCCACCGAATTTGATTCCACTCTTAATGACCCAATTCTTCGACTTCAGATACAAATACGCACAGTAGCACGCTAggaagtttttctttattttacgaAACTTTTCAAAGGCCTCTAGTGGCCTTATAGTATTATCGAATAAGTCttttaaatgcaaaatgcCTAGCGTGTGCATCAAAAAGAATGCTTCCTCCAAGAATAAGCAAAGAGGCTCATTCTCAAGCGTTTGGCTAGAATTAGGCTCTACGCCTGCTGATGTTGTCGTGTTTCGTTTGCGCTTGCGAACCTGCTGCCGTGAATTTGTAATACAGGCCGGAAATGCCCGAGACTGCATTCCCTGGCCAAAGCCTCCGTTTAAGCATAACACACGAATCGAATCGGAATGCGTTACATCGATTGAGAAACCCGTAAAAATGGCTTCTATCTGCAACGATTCGGCTGCAGCTTTATCGTGCACCGGCAAAGGCAGAGTTTGTGCTAGTTCGGgcgggattttcttttttgctctcAGATTTGACGCAAATAAACTTCCTTTGGTAGCCATCGGTAATGGGTTATGGTTTTATACAGCCAATAATTCACAGTTTTTCAATAAAACGACACATTGCACGAAATTGCTACTTCTGTGGCCTgaattgtttacaattttatcATTGTTTACATTAGAAGCGTTTCTTGCTGCCGCTTCGATTGAAGCGTTGCCGTCAAACTGCAAGAGgtgaaatcatttattttcaatgacAATCTCGACACCAACTGACAGCTGCGGGATCGGTTTGTTcaatgttaaaaatgtatttttatggACTTTACAATAATATATTTTGCACAGTACTTTAAACTGTAATACAAATAAGTATTTTAATAGATTCAGCAATCCCCACAATCCTTAAAACGGGACACAGCAACTGCGTTCTTCAATGTTGAAATGTCAAGCCTATGTTATTTCAAACGTGATTTGTCAAGTAATGGAACATAGCCTGACCTGAGCTAAATCCACTTCAGGTCATATGATCACAAATATTTTTCTCGTACTTTTCACTTGTACGGAAAAGTAAAGTGTTTCACGGTCTCTGTTCCGAAGTCGTTCTAGTTCGAGGATCTGCTGCCTGTCCGACTTGTTCTACTAGCAAGATGACCGACGTTCAGGACATTATGTCGTCCCTTCCGGACGACAAAATTGGTAAGTAGCAAGTAGGGGCactattgttttgcaaaatccTGCTACGTACATAAGCTACCATCCCCACCCCCCGGGGCCGTGGTCGTGCTCTAATCAATACTCGATGTTGTATCCTTTGATACGCATAAGTTTATATGTTTAAAGTCGaacatttccaaaacatttcaatataTCAACTCTGTTTGAGGAAAATCGTATTTTCCCGGTCATCCGGAGGCCGATTCTCCACTTATTACCTAAGTCGATTCAATTTCCATCACGTGATGgtggttctttttctttagATATGATTGCTGCGACCAGCGTCTTGCAGCAGCAGGCTGGGGACATCCGGCAAACCAAGCCGAAC
This Anopheles marshallii chromosome 3, idAnoMarsDA_429_01, whole genome shotgun sequence DNA region includes the following protein-coding sequences:
- the LOC128714279 gene encoding tRNA-splicing endonuclease subunit Sen2, which gives rise to MATKGSLFASNLRAKKKIPPELAQTLPLPVHDKAAAESLQIEAIFTGFSIDVTHSDSIRVLCLNGGFGQGMQSRAFPACITNSRQQVRKRKRNTTTSAGVEPNSSQTLENEPLCLFLEEAFFLMHTLGILHLKDLFDNTIRPLEAFEKFRKIKKNFLACYCAYLYLKSKNWVIKSGIKFGGDFVIYVKGPQFYHASYIVLVQEMFEGKQIDSHAVDGLDFQGFNRIAETTAKDILFLEVHYPSTLDRMDNVACLAGLKDVRVAELFTKHHNYLAARNQS